From a region of the Desulfuromonas sp. KJ2020 genome:
- the bfr gene encoding bacterioferritin: MKGNAKLIDALNERLAEELGAINQYFVHGEMCEDWGYDSLHQAIKQRSIQEMKHAEKLIERILFLEGRPIVSKLGPISIGKKVEEMHQKDWAAEDDAIKKYNETIRLAAEVGDNGTKTMLEAILKDEESHIDWLEEQKDQIEQMGIQCYLAEKMG; encoded by the coding sequence ATGAAAGGAAATGCGAAATTAATTGATGCTCTCAACGAACGCCTTGCCGAGGAACTTGGAGCCATTAACCAGTATTTTGTTCACGGAGAAATGTGCGAAGACTGGGGCTATGACTCTCTGCATCAGGCCATCAAGCAGCGTTCGATTCAGGAGATGAAGCATGCCGAAAAATTGATCGAACGGATCCTTTTCCTGGAAGGCCGCCCCATTGTCTCCAAACTTGGCCCCATTTCCATCGGTAAAAAAGTCGAGGAGATGCATCAAAAGGATTGGGCTGCCGAGGACGATGCGATCAAGAAGTATAACGAGACCATTCGACTTGCCGCCGAAGTGGGCGACAACGGGACCAAGACCATGCTTGAAGCGATCCTGAAGGACGAGGAAAGCCACATCGACTGGCTCGAAGAGCAGAAGGATCAGATCGAGCAAATGGGTATTCAGTGCTATCTGGCTGAAAAGATGGGTTAG
- a CDS encoding J domain-containing protein — MTFAELQDACEIMGLREKASLAEIKARHKELVKRYHPDRGNTEDSETIRQVNAAYRLLMAYVGEYRFSFTRQEFYEQNPEARIEAQFAEDPIWGGR, encoded by the coding sequence ATGACCTTTGCGGAACTGCAGGATGCCTGTGAAATCATGGGCCTGAGAGAAAAGGCTTCTTTGGCCGAAATCAAGGCGCGCCACAAAGAGCTGGTGAAACGCTACCACCCGGATAGGGGAAACACAGAAGATTCGGAGACCATACGGCAGGTCAACGCCGCCTATCGCCTGCTCATGGCCTATGTCGGGGAGTATCGCTTTTCCTTTACGCGGCAGGAGTTTTACGAACAGAACCCCGAGGCCAGGATCGAAGCCCAGTTCGCTGAGGATCCTATCTGGGGTGGCAGATGA
- a CDS encoding PP2C family protein-serine/threonine phosphatase: MKLKNDLEKVITPTDLSEKRNGNDLAGKIQQLLLPKAPPNCSWCCIGVKNIMAVGVGGDFFEFAPTHDGCQVVMVGDVTGHNVAAAVVMSLIYGYIHRSIEQKCSPLEVVQQVNRFLNKFGARSEKYDHLFSSTLFFGVIVPETLEMHYVNAAHPSPLVRRDNRLFELEASAPLLGFFPVGDDAVRSFHFEKNDRLFLYTDGISETTDLQGEMYGSQRLKNQLQSHQGDQDEFLDNLFVALSQFNGSAPVRDDCTAVIIDFNRPQPTA; encoded by the coding sequence ATGAAACTCAAAAACGATCTGGAAAAGGTCATAACACCAACTGACCTTAGCGAAAAACGGAATGGCAACGACCTCGCCGGGAAGATACAACAGCTTCTGCTGCCAAAGGCACCTCCAAACTGCAGCTGGTGTTGCATTGGCGTGAAAAACATTATGGCCGTGGGCGTCGGCGGCGATTTCTTTGAATTCGCCCCCACCCATGACGGCTGCCAGGTGGTGATGGTCGGTGACGTAACTGGCCATAATGTCGCTGCGGCGGTTGTGATGTCCCTTATTTACGGCTACATTCACCGCAGCATTGAGCAAAAATGTTCTCCCTTGGAGGTCGTCCAGCAGGTTAATCGCTTCCTCAACAAATTTGGCGCACGTTCGGAAAAATACGACCATCTTTTTTCTTCGACGCTGTTTTTTGGTGTCATCGTGCCGGAAACCCTGGAGATGCATTACGTCAACGCTGCCCATCCCTCCCCTCTGGTTCGGCGCGACAATAGGCTGTTCGAGCTTGAAGCCAGTGCGCCGCTACTTGGCTTTTTCCCGGTGGGGGACGATGCCGTGAGATCTTTTCACTTCGAAAAAAATGACCGCCTTTTTCTCTACACCGATGGTATCAGCGAAACCACCGACCTGCAGGGAGAGATGTATGGTTCCCAGCGTCTGAAAAACCAACTGCAATCCCATCAGGGCGACCAGGATGAGTTCCTAGACAACCTCTTTGTCGCCCTCAGTCAATTCAACGGCTCCGCCCCGGTCCGCGATGACTGCACTGCCGTCATCATAGATTTCAATCGACCTCAACCGACAGCCTGA
- the lpdA gene encoding dihydrolipoyl dehydrogenase produces the protein MKGNGKKILIVLTIAVLVTLFFAFDLQRYLTLAELKARQEAFLQFYAANKTLTLGLYFVFYVIVIALSLPGAAVMTLAGGALFSFLPAVIVVSFASTIGSTLAFLVSRFLLRDWVQARFRERLKTVNAGIERDGHFYLFTLRLVPIFPLFMINLVMGLTPMRTLTFYWVSQLGMLPGTAVYVNAGAQLGQIESLGGILSPELIFSFALLGIFPLLARKGVDIMQKRRSLKDFPKPESFDYNVVVLGAGSAGLVSAYIAAAVKAKVVLIEKDKMGGDCLNTGCVPSKALIRSAKMLAYARRAKEFGLQKSMADFDFAEVMARVHRVVKKVESHDSVERYTALGVECIKGEARITSPYTVQVGERILTTRNIIVATGAEPFVPPIPGLDQVDFLTSDNLWQLRELPRRLVVMGGGPIGCEMTQAFARFGAQVTQVEMAPQLMGREDPEVAAFVRERFEAEGVRVLTEHAAKEVQVKDQEKILVCEHQGQKVEVPFDAILVAVGRRARTTGFGLEELGVRLSQRGTIEVDPFLRTNFSNIFCAGDVAGPYQFTHTAAHQAWYAAVNALFGDFRKFRADYRVIPWCTFTDPEVARVGLNEAEAREQNMDHEVTRFELADLDRAIAEGEEHGWIKVITPPGQDKILGVTIVGTHAGDLLAEYILAMKYGLGLNKILGTIHPYPTLAEANKMAAGEWKKAHVPEKLLAWVEKYHAWRRGQKG, from the coding sequence ATGAAAGGCAACGGCAAAAAAATCCTCATCGTCCTCACCATTGCCGTATTGGTCACGTTGTTCTTTGCTTTCGATCTGCAACGCTATCTGACCCTCGCTGAACTTAAAGCCCGGCAGGAAGCCTTCCTGCAATTTTACGCCGCCAATAAAACGCTGACCCTCGGATTGTATTTTGTTTTCTACGTCATCGTCATCGCCTTGTCTCTGCCTGGCGCGGCCGTCATGACGCTGGCTGGAGGCGCCCTGTTCAGCTTCCTCCCAGCAGTCATCGTGGTCTCTTTCGCCAGTACCATCGGCTCAACCCTGGCGTTTCTTGTCAGCCGTTTTTTGTTGCGCGACTGGGTCCAGGCCAGATTCCGTGAGCGCCTCAAAACCGTTAACGCCGGCATTGAGCGAGACGGGCATTTTTACCTCTTTACCCTGCGACTGGTGCCCATTTTTCCTTTGTTCATGATCAATCTGGTCATGGGCCTCACCCCCATGCGTACCCTGACCTTTTACTGGGTCAGCCAGCTCGGCATGTTGCCCGGCACCGCCGTCTACGTCAATGCCGGTGCCCAGCTCGGCCAGATAGAAAGTTTGGGCGGCATTCTGTCTCCTGAACTGATCTTTTCCTTTGCCCTGCTGGGGATCTTTCCCCTGTTGGCCCGTAAAGGCGTCGACATCATGCAAAAACGTCGAAGTCTCAAAGACTTCCCCAAACCTGAATCCTTTGATTACAACGTCGTCGTTCTTGGAGCCGGCTCCGCCGGGCTGGTCAGCGCCTATATCGCGGCGGCGGTCAAGGCCAAGGTGGTCCTGATCGAAAAAGACAAAATGGGCGGGGATTGCCTCAACACCGGCTGTGTTCCGAGCAAGGCGCTGATCCGTTCTGCAAAAATGCTTGCCTACGCTCGCCGCGCCAAAGAATTCGGTCTGCAGAAATCAATGGCTGACTTTGATTTCGCCGAGGTCATGGCCCGGGTGCACCGCGTGGTGAAAAAAGTCGAATCGCACGATTCGGTGGAACGCTACACCGCGCTTGGGGTGGAATGCATCAAGGGCGAGGCACGCATCACCTCACCCTACACCGTGCAGGTCGGCGAGCGTATCCTGACCACGCGCAACATCATTGTCGCTACCGGCGCCGAACCCTTCGTACCGCCCATTCCGGGCCTCGACCAGGTGGACTTTCTGACCTCGGATAACCTCTGGCAATTGCGCGAATTGCCTCGGCGGCTGGTGGTAATGGGTGGCGGGCCCATCGGTTGCGAAATGACCCAGGCTTTTGCGCGCTTCGGCGCCCAGGTGACCCAGGTAGAGATGGCGCCACAGCTCATGGGGCGAGAGGATCCTGAGGTCGCGGCCTTCGTGCGCGAGCGCTTCGAAGCCGAAGGGGTGCGGGTACTGACCGAACACGCCGCCAAGGAAGTTCAGGTCAAAGACCAGGAGAAGATCCTGGTGTGCGAGCATCAGGGGCAAAAAGTCGAGGTGCCTTTCGATGCTATCCTGGTTGCCGTGGGTCGGCGCGCTCGCACAACGGGATTCGGCCTGGAGGAACTGGGGGTGCGCCTCAGTCAGCGCGGCACCATCGAGGTCGATCCCTTCCTGCGCACCAACTTCTCCAACATCTTCTGCGCGGGCGATGTGGCCGGCCCCTACCAGTTTACCCACACCGCCGCCCATCAAGCCTGGTATGCGGCGGTCAACGCCCTGTTTGGCGACTTCAGGAAGTTCCGTGCCGATTACCGCGTCATCCCCTGGTGCACTTTTACCGACCCCGAAGTAGCGCGCGTCGGTCTCAACGAAGCTGAAGCCCGCGAGCAGAACATGGATCATGAGGTCACGCGATTTGAGCTGGCCGATCTGGATCGCGCCATCGCCGAGGGCGAAGAGCACGGTTGGATCAAAGTCATCACGCCGCCCGGCCAGGACAAGATACTCGGTGTGACTATCGTTGGCACCCATGCCGGTGATCTGCTCGCCGAATACATCCTGGCCATGAAGTACGGTCTCGGCCTCAACAAAATTCTCGGCACCATCCACCCCTATCCAACCCTGGCCGAAGCCAACAAGATGGCCGCTGGTGAGTGGAAAAAGGCCCATGTCCCTGAAAAACTGCTGGCCTGGGTTGAAAAATACCACGCCTGGCGGCGGGGCCAGAAAGGCTAA
- a CDS encoding efflux RND transporter permease subunit gives MLEKLIAAALRNRLVVVLCFVLAFAAGLWSLLRLPVDAFPDTTPVQVQINTTAPALGPEEIEMQISQPVELAVSGLPGLVHVRSISKFGLSQVVAIFEDEMPILDSRQLIMERLASVSLPEGIERPELGPISTGLGEVFHYVLRSDHPERTLDELRTLHDWVVKPELRKVPGVAEVNSWGGLEKQYHVIVSPDALIKYNLTYGDVATALRDNNANVGGGQVVTGGQTLLVHGLGRVATVDEIAGIVITAYQGAAVKVGDVAEVAIGHELRRGAVSAAGKGEVVLGLGFMLMGENSREVTSDLKLALERVKKALPDDVILETVYDRTELVDQVIDTVKHNLAAGALLVIAVLFLLLGNLRAGLLVAATIPMAMLFAAFGMQEMGIAASLLSLGAIDFGILVDGSVVMTEANLRRLTERQMQLGRQLTPAERFDAILASSQEVVRPIVFGLGIIVLVFLPVLTLEGIEGKMFKPMAWTFIFALLGALVVAIFLSPVLSFQFMPKQLRVEERKVDGWLKSRYGALLEMVLRWRRAFLAAVAVVLVASILLATRLGGEFLPRLSEGSLVVSVVRLAGVSVDESIAYNTEMEKLLLKTFPDEIRHIWSRLGSAEVATDPMGTELTDIFMTLHPRRQWTRADSQAELAARVEEALHGLPGIRSVLTQPIELRVNEMLSGIRGDVGIKIYGENFDTLVSLGEQVEHLLLDVQGAADVAVEQITGQPTLQIAVDRETLSRYGVAARDVLDIIAAVGTPRVGEVFEGERSFPLVLRLPDAQRHDVKALENTLIPTRTGAVLPLGALAEVREVERPSTINREWGRRLIKVQVNVRDRDIASFVDEAKAKIAEGVLLPEGTMIEWGGQFENLERSQKRLMLVVPLTLLLIFVLLYFSLKRLRDVLIIYTGIPLAAVGGIVALHLRGIPFSVSAAIGFIALSGIAVLNGQVLVSAIRNLLADGLPLFEAVTGAARQRLVPVLATAVTDAVGFLPMALSIGVGAEVQRPLATVVIGGVLTSTLLTLFVLPCLYLLVGNRQPKEEKTTA, from the coding sequence ATGCTGGAAAAACTCATCGCGGCGGCCCTGCGCAATCGCCTGGTCGTCGTCCTCTGTTTTGTGCTGGCCTTTGCCGCCGGCCTCTGGTCTCTGCTGCGCCTGCCCGTCGATGCTTTTCCCGACACCACCCCGGTGCAGGTGCAGATCAACACCACCGCCCCGGCCCTGGGGCCGGAAGAAATCGAAATGCAGATTTCCCAGCCCGTGGAGCTGGCCGTCTCCGGCCTGCCGGGGCTGGTGCATGTCCGATCCATTTCCAAATTCGGCCTCTCGCAGGTCGTGGCCATTTTTGAAGACGAGATGCCGATTCTCGATTCCCGCCAGCTCATCATGGAACGGCTGGCCAGCGTCTCGCTACCGGAAGGGATCGAACGTCCCGAGCTGGGGCCCATTTCCACCGGGTTGGGGGAGGTCTTTCACTATGTCCTGCGCTCCGACCATCCGGAGCGAACCCTCGACGAGCTGCGCACCCTGCACGACTGGGTCGTCAAGCCGGAGCTGCGCAAGGTGCCAGGGGTGGCGGAAGTCAACTCCTGGGGCGGCCTGGAGAAGCAGTACCACGTCATCGTTTCTCCCGACGCCCTCATCAAATACAACCTGACCTACGGCGATGTCGCCACCGCCCTGCGCGATAACAACGCCAACGTGGGGGGCGGCCAGGTGGTCACCGGCGGCCAGACCCTGCTGGTGCATGGCCTGGGCCGGGTCGCCACGGTCGACGAGATCGCCGGCATCGTCATCACCGCCTATCAGGGCGCCGCCGTCAAGGTCGGCGATGTGGCCGAGGTGGCCATCGGCCATGAACTGCGCCGTGGTGCCGTTTCGGCTGCGGGCAAGGGCGAGGTGGTCCTCGGCCTCGGTTTCATGCTCATGGGCGAGAACAGCCGCGAGGTGACCAGCGACCTGAAGCTGGCCCTGGAACGGGTGAAGAAGGCCCTGCCCGACGACGTCATCCTCGAAACGGTCTACGACCGCACCGAGCTGGTCGACCAGGTCATTGACACCGTCAAACACAATCTGGCGGCCGGCGCCCTGCTGGTCATCGCCGTGCTCTTCCTGCTGCTCGGCAACCTGCGGGCCGGGCTGCTGGTGGCGGCTACCATTCCCATGGCCATGCTCTTTGCCGCCTTCGGCATGCAGGAGATGGGGATCGCCGCCAGCCTGCTGTCGCTGGGCGCCATCGATTTCGGCATTCTGGTGGATGGCTCGGTGGTCATGACCGAAGCCAACCTGCGGCGCTTGACTGAACGCCAGATGCAGCTGGGTCGGCAACTCACCCCGGCGGAGCGGTTCGATGCCATCCTGGCTTCCAGCCAGGAAGTCGTGCGCCCCATCGTCTTCGGCCTGGGTATTATCGTACTTGTTTTTCTGCCCGTGCTGACCCTGGAGGGGATCGAAGGGAAGATGTTCAAGCCCATGGCCTGGACCTTCATCTTCGCTCTGCTTGGCGCCCTGGTGGTAGCCATCTTCCTTTCGCCCGTCCTCTCCTTCCAGTTCATGCCCAAGCAGCTGCGGGTTGAGGAGCGCAAAGTTGATGGCTGGCTCAAAAGCCGCTACGGCGCTTTACTGGAGATGGTGTTGCGCTGGCGCCGGGCCTTTTTGGCCGCGGTCGCGGTGGTGCTGGTCGCCTCCATCCTGCTGGCCACCCGTCTGGGCGGCGAATTTCTGCCTCGCCTGTCCGAAGGCTCGCTGGTGGTCAGCGTGGTGCGGTTGGCGGGCGTATCCGTCGATGAATCCATTGCCTACAACACGGAGATGGAGAAGCTGCTGCTCAAGACTTTTCCCGATGAAATCCGTCACATCTGGAGCCGACTGGGCAGCGCCGAGGTCGCTACGGACCCCATGGGCACGGAGCTCACGGACATTTTCATGACGCTGCATCCGCGCCGGCAATGGACTCGGGCCGACAGCCAGGCTGAGCTGGCCGCCCGGGTGGAAGAGGCCCTGCACGGTCTGCCTGGCATCCGCTCGGTGCTGACCCAGCCCATTGAACTGCGGGTCAACGAGATGCTCTCGGGCATCCGCGGCGATGTGGGGATCAAGATCTACGGGGAAAATTTCGACACCCTGGTATCCCTGGGCGAGCAGGTCGAACATCTGCTGCTTGATGTCCAGGGCGCTGCCGACGTGGCCGTGGAGCAGATCACCGGCCAGCCGACCCTGCAGATTGCCGTCGACCGTGAGACCTTGTCCCGTTACGGGGTGGCCGCCCGCGATGTTCTCGACATCATCGCCGCCGTCGGCACCCCCCGGGTGGGTGAAGTTTTCGAAGGGGAGCGCTCCTTCCCGCTGGTGCTGCGCTTGCCCGATGCGCAGCGCCATGATGTGAAAGCGCTGGAGAATACCCTGATCCCCACCCGCACCGGCGCGGTCCTCCCCCTCGGCGCTCTGGCTGAAGTGCGGGAGGTCGAGCGGCCCTCGACCATCAACCGCGAGTGGGGACGCCGGCTGATCAAAGTGCAGGTCAATGTGCGGGACCGGGATATCGCTTCCTTTGTCGATGAGGCCAAGGCCAAAATCGCCGAGGGCGTTTTGCTGCCGGAAGGCACCATGATCGAATGGGGGGGGCAGTTCGAAAACCTGGAGCGCTCCCAGAAACGCCTGATGCTGGTGGTGCCCCTGACCCTGCTGCTGATCTTCGTGCTCCTCTATTTCAGCCTGAAGCGCCTGCGCGATGTGCTCATCATCTACACCGGCATCCCGTTGGCGGCGGTAGGGGGCATCGTCGCTCTCCACTTGCGCGGCATCCCCTTCAGTGTCAGCGCCGCCATCGGCTTTATCGCCCTGTCGGGTATCGCCGTGCTCAACGGCCAGGTGCTGGTGTCGGCCATCCGGAACCTTCTGGCCGACGGTCTGCCGCTGTTCGAAGCGGTCACCGGGGCGGCCAGGCAGCGCTTGGTGCCGGTGCTGGCTACGGCCGTTACCGATGCTGTCGGTTTCCTCCCGATGGCCCTCTCCATTGGGGTCGGCGCCGAAGTGCAGCGCCCTTTGGCCACCGTGGTCATTGGTGGTGTCCTCACCTCAACCCTGCTGACCCTCTTCGTGCTACCCTGTCTCTATCTGCTGGTCGGTAACCGACAGCCAAAGGAGGAGAAAACGACCGCCTGA
- a CDS encoding efflux RND transporter periplasmic adaptor subunit, translated as MNKRPYIFLLPLALLGGLLLFKGGELPPSAIAAEDHANSHADHDHAEEGSHGQPALEAMPLISDAGQACDDHENHGEHDDHAEHDDHDEHVKEAVDDHAGHDHGQAKAVDPHAGHNHGREPVDSHAGHNHGSGDELCPEHQVIESECALCQGSHLAELQPGEGMKVRLGTLEAAAKAGIRLISPQQISLAAGVEVPGRTVFNRTKLATIAPLATGVVLRVPVQPGSAVAKGEVLAEVAMAEVARLQAELSGSLARLAQAEAVYLREKDLLERGITSRQEFQQAEAEYRVLQSLSEQHRQQLRQFGLSTRDIDRLMQSPEASTTLALRAPFNGVVTEVRTAAGENIQAGSPLFTVADLDTLWIELAIPEARIAQAQPGAAVQARFDGLPGVVFSGRLFQVGAQVDERSRTLTALAEVPNPDHRLKAGMYGNVRLLEGAEGLNLTIPAEAVQHIDGFPYVFIQEDADLFELRRIATGAQQSGLVVVAAGLQVDEQVVSRQGFALKSEVLKARLGASCADH; from the coding sequence ATGAATAAACGTCCTTATATTTTCTTGTTGCCCCTGGCCCTGCTTGGCGGTCTGCTGCTGTTCAAGGGGGGCGAGCTGCCGCCCAGCGCCATCGCCGCCGAAGACCACGCCAACTCTCATGCCGACCATGACCATGCTGAAGAAGGCTCCCATGGTCAACCGGCGCTCGAGGCCATGCCCCTGATCAGCGATGCCGGCCAGGCTTGCGATGACCATGAGAATCATGGTGAACACGACGACCACGCTGAACACGACGACCATGACGAACATGTGAAGGAGGCTGTGGATGACCATGCCGGCCATGACCATGGCCAGGCCAAAGCCGTCGATCCCCACGCCGGCCATAACCACGGCCGTGAGCCGGTGGACAGTCATGCCGGGCACAATCATGGTTCCGGCGACGAACTCTGCCCCGAACACCAGGTGATCGAGTCCGAATGTGCCCTCTGTCAGGGCAGCCATCTGGCTGAACTGCAACCGGGAGAGGGCATGAAGGTTCGTCTGGGGACTCTGGAGGCGGCGGCCAAAGCCGGCATCCGCTTGATCAGCCCCCAGCAGATTTCCCTGGCGGCCGGGGTAGAAGTTCCCGGCCGGACGGTCTTCAATCGCACGAAGCTGGCCACCATTGCCCCGTTGGCGACGGGAGTGGTTCTGCGCGTCCCCGTGCAGCCGGGCAGCGCCGTGGCCAAAGGGGAGGTTTTGGCCGAGGTCGCCATGGCGGAGGTCGCCCGCCTGCAGGCCGAGCTTTCCGGCTCGCTGGCCCGGCTGGCCCAGGCCGAGGCCGTCTATCTGCGGGAAAAGGATCTGCTGGAGCGCGGCATCACCTCCCGCCAGGAATTTCAGCAGGCCGAAGCCGAGTACCGGGTGCTGCAGAGTCTCAGTGAACAGCATCGTCAGCAGCTGCGGCAATTCGGTCTTTCCACCCGCGACATCGACCGCCTGATGCAGTCGCCGGAGGCCAGCACAACTCTGGCCCTACGGGCTCCCTTTAACGGGGTGGTGACCGAGGTGCGCACGGCGGCCGGGGAAAACATCCAGGCCGGCAGCCCCCTCTTCACGGTGGCTGACCTCGATACTTTGTGGATCGAACTCGCCATTCCCGAGGCCCGTATCGCCCAGGCCCAGCCCGGTGCCGCCGTGCAGGCTCGTTTCGACGGTCTGCCCGGCGTGGTGTTCAGCGGTCGACTCTTTCAGGTGGGAGCCCAGGTGGATGAGCGCAGTCGCACCCTGACTGCTCTGGCCGAAGTGCCCAATCCCGACCATCGCCTCAAGGCCGGTATGTATGGCAACGTCCGCCTGCTCGAAGGGGCCGAAGGCCTGAATCTGACCATTCCCGCCGAGGCTGTGCAGCACATCGACGGTTTCCCCTATGTGTTCATTCAGGAGGATGCCGACCTGTTCGAGCTGCGCCGCATTGCCACGGGGGCGCAGCAAAGCGGTCTGGTCGTGGTCGCCGCCGGTCTGCAGGTGGATGAGCAGGTGGTGTCGAGGCAGGGTTTCGCCCTCAAATCCGAGGTTCTCAAGGCGCGCCTAGGCGCGTCCTGCGCCGATCACTAG
- a CDS encoding TolC family protein encodes MPKKALVAFGAALGLGLIGIAPIAWGADAAVQASGQTPLSIQETVGRESDVPEALTLATAVAKALQSHPRLAIFSEEIQVRQQELRQAGLWANPELAIEMEDFAGSGEFSGTQRAETTLMLSQQVELGGKRAGRQALGHTAVALAEGDYAAARAEVVAEATRRFVAVAAAQQRQALAAEQHGLALQLLAAVDDRIAAGKSAAIERVRMESLVAETQLRQVQARQEEAAAWMALRVLWGDDTYVVEEVAIDVDLAQMPPLPDWTDIEAAIDQSPAVLRQRLAGQRAGRDLELAMASRLPDLTLSLGAKQMEESGDQALVAGVAFSLPLFDRQQGAVGAARSRQAQAAAQAREVRMALRTGLGALHQRLLAAQAEAEMLRLTLLPAVQRSFEAITYGYKAGKFGFLEVLEAEQSLFQTRSRYIDSLETYHQAWAELENQLGQPLSANEDQTLTSVSNQRGQ; translated from the coding sequence ATGCCCAAAAAGGCTCTGGTTGCTTTCGGTGCTGCGCTTGGGCTGGGCCTTATCGGTATCGCCCCCATTGCCTGGGGGGCTGATGCCGCCGTCCAGGCTTCCGGCCAGACACCACTATCCATTCAGGAAACCGTCGGCCGTGAATCCGATGTCCCCGAAGCGCTGACCCTGGCGACGGCGGTGGCCAAGGCCCTGCAAAGCCATCCCCGCCTGGCGATCTTTTCCGAAGAAATTCAGGTCCGGCAGCAAGAGCTGCGACAGGCGGGGTTGTGGGCCAACCCGGAACTCGCCATCGAGATGGAGGATTTCGCCGGCAGCGGCGAGTTTTCCGGTACGCAGCGGGCCGAAACGACCCTCATGCTCAGTCAACAGGTGGAACTGGGCGGGAAAAGAGCGGGCCGCCAAGCCTTGGGGCACACGGCTGTCGCCCTGGCCGAGGGCGACTATGCCGCGGCCCGGGCCGAAGTGGTGGCGGAGGCGACCCGGCGCTTTGTCGCCGTGGCCGCGGCCCAACAGCGGCAGGCGCTGGCGGCTGAGCAGCATGGACTCGCTCTTCAGCTGCTCGCGGCCGTTGACGACCGCATCGCCGCCGGTAAATCGGCTGCAATCGAGCGGGTGCGGATGGAATCGCTGGTTGCCGAAACCCAGCTGCGCCAGGTCCAGGCCCGGCAGGAAGAGGCGGCCGCCTGGATGGCGCTGCGGGTTCTGTGGGGCGACGACACCTATGTGGTGGAGGAAGTGGCCATTGACGTCGACCTTGCGCAGATGCCGCCATTGCCCGACTGGACTGATATCGAGGCCGCAATAGACCAGAGCCCGGCGGTGCTGCGGCAACGTCTTGCCGGGCAGCGGGCCGGGCGCGACCTGGAACTGGCCATGGCCAGCCGTCTTCCTGACTTGACCCTGAGCCTGGGCGCCAAGCAGATGGAGGAGAGCGGCGACCAAGCGCTGGTAGCTGGTGTCGCCTTCAGTTTGCCCCTTTTTGACCGTCAACAGGGGGCCGTCGGCGCGGCGCGCTCCCGTCAGGCCCAGGCTGCGGCCCAGGCTCGTGAGGTGCGCATGGCGCTGCGGACCGGATTGGGTGCGCTTCACCAGCGGCTGCTGGCGGCGCAGGCCGAAGCCGAGATGCTGCGCCTGACCCTGCTGCCGGCGGTGCAGCGGAGCTTTGAGGCGATCACCTATGGCTACAAGGCCGGCAAATTTGGATTTCTCGAGGTTCTGGAGGCCGAACAGAGTCTCTTTCAGACCCGCAGCCGTTATATCGACAGTCTGGAAACCTATCATCAGGCCTGGGCTGAGCTGGAGAATCAGCTCGGTCAACCCTTGTCCGCCAATGAAGACCAAACCTTAACCTCCGTATCAAACCAGAGAGGTCAGTGA
- a CDS encoding pirin family protein produces the protein MSDLIFEESRCKEHLEHPGAAIRLLLEPKDKDLGGFTVRRLLPTADLRSVGPFIFFDHLGPAVFAPGQGLDVRPHPHIGLATITTVFEGEILHRDSLGHVQPIRPHQINWMTAGKGIAHSERTPPELRRHGHTLHLLQLWIALPEADEETEPFFTHYGEEALPVLEDGRKSVRILIGEAFGARSAVKTHSPTLYLDVKLSKGERFTLPDGVDERAAYLIEGEIAVAGCTVPRHHLAVFDRTAGIEVTAHQDSHFVIVGGTPLGRRTMWWNLVASRKELIEKTKQAWRDGTFPQVPGETEFIPLPE, from the coding sequence ATGAGCGATCTGATTTTTGAAGAGAGCCGCTGCAAAGAACACCTTGAACACCCCGGCGCCGCTATCCGTCTGCTGCTGGAGCCCAAAGACAAGGACCTTGGCGGTTTCACGGTCCGCCGCCTGCTGCCGACCGCCGATCTGCGCTCCGTCGGCCCTTTTATCTTTTTCGACCATCTCGGCCCGGCGGTTTTTGCACCCGGCCAGGGTCTCGACGTGCGCCCCCACCCTCATATCGGCCTGGCCACCATCACCACTGTCTTTGAGGGCGAGATCCTGCACCGCGACAGCCTGGGCCACGTCCAGCCTATCCGTCCCCATCAGATCAACTGGATGACCGCCGGCAAGGGCATCGCCCATTCGGAGCGAACCCCGCCAGAGCTGCGCCGGCATGGGCACACCCTGCATCTTCTGCAGCTGTGGATTGCTCTGCCCGAAGCCGACGAAGAGACGGAACCTTTTTTCACCCATTATGGCGAAGAGGCCCTGCCGGTGCTCGAAGACGGTCGAAAGTCGGTACGGATACTGATCGGCGAAGCCTTCGGCGCCCGCTCGGCGGTCAAGACCCATTCACCGACCCTCTACCTGGACGTGAAGCTGTCCAAAGGAGAGCGGTTCACCCTTCCCGACGGAGTCGATGAACGGGCGGCCTACCTGATTGAGGGGGAGATTGCTGTGGCCGGCTGCACCGTCCCCCGCCACCATCTGGCCGTGTTTGACCGCACGGCCGGTATCGAGGTAACCGCCCACCAGGACAGTCATTTCGTGATCGTCGGCGGCACCCCCCTGGGACGACGGACCATGTGGTGGAATCTCGTCGCCAGCCGCAAGGAGCTCATTGAAAAGACCAAGCAGGCCTGGCGGGATGGTACCTTTCCCCAGGTGCCGGGCGAGACGGAGTTCATCCCGCTGCCCGAGTGA